A stretch of the Methylacidiphilum caldifontis genome encodes the following:
- a CDS encoding efflux transporter outer membrane subunit — MRSFFFIQSFEINRSFGFSFFVFIVILGLFLCGCATLPKDTRVAKPIDPPQIQQTLSTEFDHSSEKLIQKWPSNNWWEAFHNPEMNRIITVALGKNPDLKASLARIHQAWAVAAGARSRYLPSFYSTQFLFPVPFGVMQLPGSSFFGPFGDNSFFFWSVIPALANYHLDLWGEDKARVRAAIGMARATEAEFAVARLFLSTTLASRYIRLASAEEELELARSGQQIIKELLQLVQMRKKSGIENLLPVHTIEQRLQTITQQVNSLERETKILRDEIARLAGQGPDWGKTILAKEPHFPKRFPLPKSLPLDLLGRRPDVAVSKWRAEALAHQVKVTKTAFYPNLDLVTLVGFETLNFATLFLNPALPLLYIAGPAWNLPIFTAGRLSAELVVAQEEYNIAVENYNSTLLSAFQQVADALAVWKETDKNLDSQEQSTAAAKSNVELSARLFSAGINTKTDLLDLQYSLIQSQITLSNRTAEHLEAAVGLFLALGGGYDSIE, encoded by the coding sequence TGTGCCACTTTACCTAAAGACACTCGCGTAGCCAAGCCCATAGACCCTCCTCAAATTCAGCAGACCCTCAGTACTGAGTTCGATCATTCCTCAGAAAAGTTAATTCAGAAGTGGCCATCGAATAACTGGTGGGAAGCCTTTCACAACCCCGAAATGAATCGAATCATAACTGTAGCTCTTGGAAAAAACCCCGATTTGAAAGCCTCATTGGCAAGGATACATCAAGCATGGGCGGTTGCTGCGGGGGCTCGGAGTCGTTATCTCCCTTCCTTTTATTCTACTCAATTTCTTTTTCCCGTCCCCTTTGGAGTTATGCAACTTCCGGGTAGCAGTTTCTTTGGTCCTTTTGGGGATAATAGCTTTTTTTTCTGGAGTGTGATCCCGGCACTGGCAAACTATCATCTTGATCTTTGGGGTGAGGATAAAGCCCGGGTGAGGGCAGCCATTGGAATGGCTAGGGCTACTGAGGCCGAATTTGCTGTTGCTCGGCTTTTTCTGAGCACAACCCTAGCCAGCAGATATATAAGACTGGCTTCGGCCGAAGAAGAATTGGAATTAGCCAGAAGCGGTCAACAAATTATCAAGGAGTTGCTCCAACTCGTTCAGATGAGAAAAAAAAGCGGTATTGAAAACCTCCTTCCAGTTCATACCATCGAACAAAGACTGCAAACAATAACCCAGCAGGTCAATAGCCTCGAAAGAGAGACAAAAATTCTTCGGGACGAAATAGCCAGACTCGCAGGTCAAGGGCCCGATTGGGGTAAAACTATCCTGGCAAAAGAACCCCATTTCCCCAAGCGCTTTCCCTTACCCAAATCACTCCCTCTCGATCTGCTGGGTAGAAGGCCTGATGTAGCCGTAAGCAAATGGAGAGCTGAAGCTCTCGCTCACCAGGTTAAAGTGACAAAAACAGCATTCTATCCCAATCTTGACCTAGTGACTTTGGTGGGCTTCGAAACCCTAAATTTCGCAACATTGTTTCTCAACCCCGCTTTACCCCTTTTATATATTGCTGGGCCTGCATGGAATTTGCCGATTTTTACAGCAGGTCGGCTCAGTGCAGAACTTGTCGTGGCCCAAGAAGAATACAACATAGCCGTCGAAAATTACAACAGCACCCTTCTTTCAGCTTTCCAGCAAGTAGCCGATGCTCTTGCAGTTTGGAAAGAAACGGATAAAAACCTGGATTCCCAAGAACAATCAACAGCTGCAGCAAAATCCAATGTTGAGCTTTCAGCACGGCTTTTTTCAGCTGGAATAAATACGAAAACTGATCTGCTGGATTTGCAATATAGCCTCATTCAGTCTCAAATAACATTAAGTAATAGAACTGCTGAACATTTAGAAGCAGCAGTCGGTCTTTTCTTAGCTTTAGGAGGTGGATATGACTCCATTGAATGA
- the glcF gene encoding glycolate oxidase subunit GlcF, with amino-acid sequence MDTQLGLKFKKESLAIKARELIRACVHCGYCNASCPTYQLLGDELDGPRGRIYLIKSLLEDKTSAEKVKLHLDRCLLCQGCETSCPSSVQFGKLAIIGKEIIEQSVQRSFLERLLLNFFLHFITDRKKFYYLFKFGSSIRALLPDILRRKLPQISKEDTILRRDWERKDWGGNPRQMILFKGCVEPIIYPSVLNSARRLFRRLGIELIDIAEEGCCGALAYHLPNRKKALSQMKKNIDVWITHLKKGMGGIIVCSSACCQMIKEYGDILKDDKQYNHKALQIARMTFDPVEILEKEDIHSLLNAPRLEPVAYHSPCTAQHGLKEKGRVEAFLSRLDIKLTSIPDSHMCCGAAGMYAVMQKELSQRILELKMKNILGGKPAVILTSNVGCRLQLQQLSPVPVLHWLEYIEKISQPAAAQ; translated from the coding sequence ATGGATACGCAATTGGGTTTGAAGTTTAAAAAAGAGTCTTTGGCTATTAAAGCCAGAGAACTGATCAGGGCTTGCGTTCATTGTGGTTATTGTAATGCGAGCTGCCCTACCTACCAGCTTTTGGGAGACGAACTGGATGGGCCTCGAGGTAGGATTTATTTAATAAAATCCCTTTTGGAAGACAAAACCTCAGCAGAAAAAGTCAAGCTACATCTCGATCGATGCCTTTTATGTCAAGGTTGTGAAACGAGCTGTCCATCCTCTGTACAGTTTGGAAAACTGGCGATTATAGGCAAGGAGATTATTGAACAGTCTGTCCAGCGGTCCTTTTTAGAAAGGCTACTTTTGAACTTTTTTCTTCATTTTATTACGGATAGAAAGAAATTTTATTATCTTTTTAAGTTCGGAAGTTCCATAAGAGCTCTTTTACCCGATATTTTACGCCGAAAGCTGCCCCAAATTTCAAAAGAAGATACAATCCTTAGAAGGGATTGGGAAAGGAAAGATTGGGGAGGCAATCCAAGACAAATGATCTTGTTTAAAGGATGTGTTGAACCAATAATTTATCCTTCGGTATTAAACTCTGCTCGCCGTCTTTTTAGGAGACTTGGTATCGAGCTTATAGACATAGCCGAGGAAGGTTGTTGTGGAGCCCTAGCTTATCATTTACCCAATAGGAAAAAAGCGCTTTCTCAAATGAAAAAAAATATCGATGTGTGGATTACACATCTTAAAAAGGGTATGGGAGGCATTATTGTTTGTTCATCAGCCTGTTGTCAAATGATCAAGGAGTATGGAGATATACTTAAAGATGACAAGCAATATAACCATAAGGCTTTGCAAATAGCGCGTATGACTTTCGATCCTGTTGAGATTTTAGAAAAAGAAGATATCCATTCCCTTTTAAATGCTCCAAGACTTGAGCCTGTAGCTTATCACAGTCCCTGTACAGCACAACATGGACTGAAAGAAAAAGGGAGGGTAGAAGCTTTTTTAAGCAGACTCGATATCAAACTTACCTCTATTCCAGATAGCCATATGTGCTGTGGTGCAGCAGGAATGTATGCGGTCATGCAAAAAGAACTCTCCCAGAGAATTCTTGAATTGAAAATGAAAAATATCCTCGGCGGGAAACCGGCCGTTATCCTTACATCAAACGTAGGGTGTCGGTTGCAGTTGCAACAGCTTTCTCCAGTCCCTGTTCTTCACTGGTTGGAGTATATAGAAAAAATATCGCAGCCGGCTGCTGCTCAATAA
- a CDS encoding efflux RND transporter periplasmic adaptor subunit has translation MTPLNESEKKRDNSRSQWEKWWRILNRSIVASTPPKYRRKVIRNRRLVLVTLGILFFGLLYFILWFFVFSRYIVTNDAYVIGNLVPLKSQVSGVVTEVLYENTQLVHQGDVLIRLDRLDSRVALERAEANLGETVRRVEDLFYQVQVSRNRLLAEIARLDRLKHDLARYKSVVSYGAVSEQLVDDTEQQVKELEAQVKQDQASLYDAESQIFNTKVEDHPLVKQAASELKNAYLDYVRREVYAPVTGYIANRKVQPGDEVHPDTYLLSIVPLDYLWVEANYREREMKKIRPGQPVTITVDYYGRRLVYHGQVEGLHPGTGSAFALLPPENATGNYIHIVERVPVRIRLSADELKKHPLRPGLSVIAITHVSKKGEHILSSLVKFPKEKYEAHVYERELDGADQLIQKVIESNLYKNRLPQPSPMEKNENQK, from the coding sequence ATGACTCCATTGAATGAATCCGAAAAGAAAAGGGATAATAGCCGGAGTCAATGGGAAAAATGGTGGCGTATTTTAAATAGATCTATTGTTGCTTCAACTCCACCTAAATATCGCAGAAAAGTTATTCGCAACAGACGATTAGTGCTTGTGACTTTGGGTATACTGTTTTTTGGACTTCTTTACTTTATTCTCTGGTTTTTTGTCTTCAGCCGTTACATTGTCACCAACGACGCATACGTTATAGGCAACCTTGTACCCTTGAAATCTCAAGTTAGCGGTGTAGTCACTGAAGTTCTTTATGAAAACACCCAGCTCGTTCACCAGGGCGATGTTCTGATCAGACTGGATAGACTGGACTCCCGAGTCGCCTTGGAAAGAGCAGAAGCCAATTTAGGAGAAACGGTAAGAAGAGTTGAAGATCTTTTTTACCAAGTTCAAGTCAGCCGAAATCGGCTTCTTGCAGAAATCGCAAGGTTAGACCGGCTCAAGCATGATTTAGCCCGCTACAAAAGTGTTGTATCTTATGGAGCAGTTTCCGAGCAGCTGGTCGATGATACCGAGCAGCAAGTTAAGGAACTTGAGGCTCAAGTCAAACAAGACCAAGCTTCCCTTTATGACGCTGAATCTCAAATATTCAATACCAAGGTTGAAGATCATCCCCTTGTCAAACAGGCCGCAAGCGAATTGAAGAATGCTTACCTAGATTACGTCAGAAGAGAAGTTTATGCCCCCGTAACGGGTTATATCGCCAACCGTAAAGTTCAACCTGGAGACGAAGTCCACCCAGACACTTATTTGCTTTCCATTGTTCCTCTCGATTACCTCTGGGTCGAAGCAAACTATAGAGAAAGGGAAATGAAAAAAATCCGCCCAGGACAACCTGTGACAATAACCGTGGATTATTATGGAAGAAGGCTTGTATACCATGGTCAAGTAGAAGGGCTTCATCCGGGAACAGGTAGCGCCTTTGCACTGCTTCCGCCTGAAAATGCCACAGGCAATTATATCCACATTGTGGAAAGAGTCCCTGTAAGAATACGGCTTTCAGCCGATGAGTTAAAGAAACATCCCCTCAGGCCAGGCCTCTCGGTTATCGCCATAACTCATGTCTCCAAAAAAGGGGAGCATATTTTAAGTTCTTTGGTAAAGTTTCCTAAAGAAAAATATGAAGCTCATGTTTATGAAAGAGAACTCGACGGCGCTGACCAGCTGATTCAAAAAGTAATCGAATCAAACCTTTACAAAAACAGGCTGCCACAACCTTCACCAATGGAAAAAAATGAAAACCAGAAATAA
- the aceA gene encoding isocitrate lyase, translated as MLDKAKKLAEEWAHSERWKGISREYSAEDVVRLSGSMQIEYTLARQGSILLWSLLHQEEPVFALGALTGMQAVQMVRAGLKAIYCSGWQIAADANEACEMYPDFSLYPYNSLPLLVKRINASLRRADAIDFAESKKDIHYFVPIIVDGEAGFGGVLNVFELTKWLIEAGVSAIHFEDQLPSAKKCGHMGRKVLVSTSEAIRKLKAARLASDISAVNTVIIARTDADGASFISSDEDQRDRKFIVGRTDDGLFEIKGGIDLAINRALAYAPYADVLWYESSQPDLLKARQFAQEIHKSFPGKILAYNCSSSFYWKKLVQEDQLHNFQNLLSSWGYKLQVISLAGFHALSYGTFKLAKECKEQGLIGYSEFQENEREAVAQGFSAFNHQHEVGASYFELVYDTIVGRKQTKDHL; from the coding sequence ATGTTGGATAAAGCAAAGAAATTGGCCGAGGAGTGGGCTCATTCAGAAAGATGGAAAGGGATCAGCAGGGAATACTCCGCAGAAGACGTGGTGAGGCTATCGGGCTCAATGCAAATCGAATATACTCTTGCAAGACAAGGCTCGATTTTATTGTGGAGTCTTCTTCATCAAGAAGAACCTGTTTTTGCTCTTGGAGCTTTAACGGGGATGCAAGCTGTTCAAATGGTTAGGGCTGGTCTTAAAGCGATTTATTGTTCGGGTTGGCAAATAGCTGCTGATGCTAACGAGGCTTGTGAAATGTATCCGGATTTTTCTCTTTATCCCTACAACTCTCTGCCTTTGCTTGTCAAAAGGATAAATGCTTCATTAAGAAGAGCTGACGCTATTGATTTTGCGGAATCTAAAAAAGATATCCATTACTTTGTCCCTATTATTGTTGATGGAGAAGCGGGCTTTGGAGGTGTTCTTAATGTCTTTGAACTCACAAAATGGCTCATTGAAGCTGGGGTTTCTGCAATCCACTTCGAAGATCAACTTCCTTCAGCAAAAAAGTGCGGACATATGGGACGAAAAGTTCTGGTTTCTACCAGCGAAGCGATAAGGAAACTTAAAGCGGCTAGGCTAGCTTCGGATATATCGGCAGTAAACACTGTTATTATAGCAAGAACAGATGCCGATGGGGCATCTTTCATTTCTTCAGATGAAGACCAGAGGGATAGAAAATTCATAGTAGGCAGGACAGATGACGGCTTGTTTGAAATCAAGGGAGGAATAGATCTAGCCATAAATCGTGCATTGGCTTATGCTCCTTATGCCGATGTGCTTTGGTATGAAAGCTCGCAGCCCGATCTTTTAAAAGCAAGGCAGTTTGCCCAAGAAATCCACAAATCGTTTCCTGGAAAAATCCTTGCTTATAATTGTTCGTCTTCTTTTTATTGGAAAAAATTGGTGCAGGAGGATCAACTGCATAATTTTCAAAACCTTCTTTCTTCGTGGGGTTACAAGCTGCAGGTTATAAGTTTGGCCGGTTTCCATGCCCTCAGTTATGGAACATTCAAGTTGGCCAAGGAATGCAAGGAACAAGGCTTGATTGGCTATTCTGAATTTCAGGAAAATGAGCGGGAAGCGGTTGCACAAGGTTTTAGCGCTTTTAATCATCAACATGAAGTAGGTGCAAGCTACTTTGAGTTGGTTTATGATACAATTGTTGGAAGAAAACAAACAAAAGATCATCTATGA
- the glcE gene encoding glycolate oxidase subunit GlcE codes for MNKVSSPITGLDVNTIQIIEKTRELISLKKKIKIVGGSTKERLGRKVEAEPLDVSFNKGVVEYEPDELFITVKNGTSLSYLEEILKQHGQYLPFEPPHFGMQATVGGSVACGLSGPSRPYRGALKDYLLKVKIINGLGELLSFGSKVIKNVAGFDLFRLMAGAQGTLGIILEATFKVVPLPECSMTVVLEKNDEEALDFISTLSTRCFPLSAGCFHRGKIFIRFSGYEKSVKSALKVIGGEILDNHDQFWFSVKERTHSFFIDSDRIWRFVLPQSTPIPPWDGEWFYDWGGSQRWWKGKNAKADEDLFSWATQAGGYGWLHDRDETLASVLPPALMNLQKRLKEAFDPFGLFNPKRIYKEF; via the coding sequence ATGAATAAGGTGAGTTCTCCAATCACGGGCTTGGATGTAAACACCATACAGATCATTGAGAAAACCCGGGAGTTAATCAGCTTAAAAAAGAAAATCAAAATTGTGGGTGGATCTACAAAAGAAAGATTGGGTAGAAAAGTGGAAGCTGAGCCCCTCGATGTGTCTTTTAACAAAGGAGTTGTTGAGTACGAACCCGATGAACTTTTTATAACTGTTAAAAATGGAACTTCTCTATCCTACCTAGAAGAGATTTTGAAACAACATGGACAATATCTTCCCTTTGAACCCCCTCATTTTGGAATGCAAGCAACAGTTGGAGGTAGCGTTGCTTGCGGACTTTCTGGTCCCTCTAGACCTTATAGGGGAGCACTCAAAGATTATCTTCTGAAAGTTAAAATTATCAATGGATTAGGAGAATTGCTCAGTTTTGGGAGTAAGGTTATTAAAAATGTTGCGGGTTTTGATCTTTTCAGGCTCATGGCTGGAGCTCAAGGAACACTAGGAATTATTCTTGAAGCGACCTTTAAGGTAGTTCCTTTGCCAGAATGTTCGATGACAGTTGTTCTGGAAAAAAATGACGAAGAGGCCTTAGATTTTATTTCTACCCTTTCGACTCGGTGTTTTCCCCTTTCTGCAGGGTGCTTTCATAGGGGTAAAATCTTTATCCGATTTTCAGGCTATGAAAAATCGGTTAAAAGTGCACTGAAAGTCATTGGAGGTGAAATTTTAGATAATCATGATCAATTTTGGTTTTCGGTAAAGGAAAGAACTCATTCTTTCTTTATCGACTCAGATCGGATATGGAGATTTGTTCTTCCTCAATCCACACCTATTCCTCCTTGGGATGGAGAATGGTTTTATGATTGGGGAGGATCGCAACGATGGTGGAAGGGAAAAAACGCAAAGGCCGATGAGGACCTATTTTCTTGGGCAACTCAAGCGGGTGGGTATGGTTGGCTTCATGATCGAGACGAAACATTGGCTTCAGTTTTGCCACCAGCGCTCATGAACTTGCAGAAGAGACTTAAAGAAGCTTTTGATCCTTTCGGGCTTTTTAATCCTAAAAGGATTTACAAAGAGTTTTAA
- a CDS encoding aldolase/citrate lyase/malate synthase family protein translates to MSIYATPSGITIIGSYNKDWEKILSYEALHFIGSLHRRFNGLLVDLLERRKKTQQSLDRGISLGFLPDSQSLREEKWEVLSPPQVLTDRKVEIITAADNLQLELGFWAGASGIVVDFEDTLSPTWRNVIEGQSSMYLALRQSAEKVGNLEKLPVLHVRPRGIHLLEKHVHVEGEPICASFFDFGLFCFHNARLLAERQGGVFFYVPKIENHYEAEFWSSLFAFTENALSLAPGTIRATILIETLTAAFEMEEILYSLKNHAVGLLMEPRDYIFSVIKKLRNWREAIFPDRSEITLEASFLKTCTELLARTCHKRGASALFALTPYVTSPEEDNAEIFSKLREEKEKMKALGIDAYVIAHPQLLPGVNHGFDEKTKSEALTIEERNAEIPRDNVGDLLNFKIGGEITESGIRNNINLVLRYLSSWFSAKGTIESFKIKEDISSAEIARSQLWQWIHLGALMDSEIPLDKEIFLAWKTEEKELLSHLPYLDKADKILEEVVLTKDFIDFLSLIAYEQLQG, encoded by the coding sequence ATGAGTATTTATGCAACGCCTTCTGGAATAACGATTATTGGTTCCTACAACAAAGATTGGGAAAAGATTCTAAGTTATGAAGCCTTGCATTTTATTGGTTCTCTTCATAGGCGGTTTAATGGACTTTTAGTGGACCTTTTAGAAAGAAGAAAAAAAACACAACAATCCTTGGATAGAGGAATTTCTTTAGGATTTCTTCCAGACAGCCAATCTCTCCGAGAAGAGAAATGGGAAGTATTATCCCCTCCTCAAGTTTTAACTGATCGGAAAGTTGAAATCATAACGGCTGCAGATAACCTACAACTCGAACTTGGTTTTTGGGCCGGAGCTTCAGGAATTGTTGTTGATTTCGAAGATACCCTTTCTCCAACTTGGAGAAACGTCATCGAGGGCCAATCGAGCATGTACCTTGCCTTAAGGCAAAGTGCAGAAAAAGTTGGCAACTTAGAGAAACTGCCCGTTCTTCATGTTAGGCCAAGGGGGATTCATCTTCTAGAAAAACATGTGCATGTAGAGGGTGAACCAATTTGTGCAAGTTTTTTTGACTTCGGTCTATTTTGTTTTCATAACGCTAGGCTCCTTGCGGAAAGACAAGGCGGGGTTTTTTTTTATGTTCCTAAAATAGAAAATCACTACGAAGCTGAGTTTTGGTCATCCCTTTTTGCTTTTACCGAAAACGCATTGTCTTTGGCTCCTGGAACGATCAGAGCTACAATCCTTATAGAAACGCTGACAGCAGCTTTTGAAATGGAGGAAATCCTCTACAGTTTGAAAAACCATGCTGTTGGATTGCTCATGGAGCCCAGGGATTACATCTTTAGCGTGATAAAAAAATTGAGGAATTGGCGAGAAGCAATTTTTCCTGATCGATCTGAAATAACCCTAGAGGCTTCTTTTTTGAAAACCTGCACAGAGCTTTTGGCCAGGACCTGTCATAAAAGAGGAGCTTCCGCTCTCTTTGCCTTAACTCCGTATGTAACAAGTCCCGAAGAAGATAACGCAGAAATTTTCAGCAAACTTAGGGAAGAAAAAGAAAAAATGAAAGCTTTAGGCATTGATGCTTATGTGATTGCCCATCCTCAGCTGCTCCCTGGGGTTAATCATGGATTTGATGAAAAGACAAAATCGGAAGCTCTAACTATAGAAGAAAGGAATGCTGAGATACCGAGAGATAATGTTGGAGATCTACTCAATTTTAAGATTGGAGGAGAAATCACAGAGTCGGGGATAAGGAACAACATAAACTTGGTTTTGCGTTATCTTTCTTCGTGGTTTTCAGCTAAAGGGACTATTGAAAGTTTCAAGATAAAAGAAGACATCTCTTCAGCTGAAATTGCCCGCAGCCAGCTTTGGCAATGGATTCATCTTGGTGCCTTAATGGATTCAGAGATTCCTTTAGATAAAGAAATTTTTCTTGCTTGGAAGACAGAAGAAAAAGAACTGCTTAGCCATCTTCCTTATTTAGATAAAGCGGATAAAATCCTTGAAGAAGTGGTTTTGACAAAAGATTTTATAGATTTTCTTTCCCTCATTGCTTATGAACAGCTTCAGGGCTAA
- a CDS encoding FAD-linked oxidase C-terminal domain-containing protein, with product MDKQNKRIRKREEFSPFLQSLLSILPAGNVIYDPERLTAYECDGLTAFRATPLAVLLPRSVEEILSILAVCKRYKVPIVPRGAGTGLSGGATPIEGAVVLSLARFNRVLEIDPKNRTARVEPGVTNIRVSQEAAPYGLYFSPDPSSQIACTIGGNIAENAGGIHCLKYGLTVNNVLGLKLITLEGDILTLGGKGAESPGYDLLPLIVGSEGLLGIIVEATLRLLPKPECAQLVVGCFDDLAKASQAVSLILSFGIIPSGLEMMDKLVLDAVQADMPRALLNSAQAILFCEVDGMQEEVEEQSIRVKEIMLKAGAKEIVVSKDDSERMLLWKCRKSAFPAMGRISPDYYCMDGTIPRKKLAYLLKKIDELSAHYNLKVGNVFHAGDGNLHPLILYDQSVPGEFEKVEKMGEKILELCVQVGGVITGEHGVGLEKLNSMCIQFSSEEIEQFRRVKKAFDPYSLLNPAKTIPTLHRCAEFGKMHLHKDNDLWGGLERF from the coding sequence ATGGATAAACAGAATAAAAGAATAAGAAAAAGAGAAGAGTTTTCTCCGTTTTTACAGTCCCTTTTGTCTATCCTGCCGGCAGGAAATGTTATTTATGATCCTGAACGGCTTACCGCTTATGAGTGTGATGGGCTCACCGCTTTTAGAGCTACCCCTCTTGCTGTTTTACTTCCCCGGTCGGTTGAAGAAATTCTGTCCATATTAGCTGTTTGCAAGCGTTATAAAGTGCCCATTGTTCCAAGAGGGGCTGGTACAGGGCTATCGGGAGGAGCGACTCCCATTGAAGGAGCTGTAGTCCTTAGTCTAGCTCGGTTTAACCGGGTATTGGAGATAGACCCCAAGAATCGAACGGCAAGGGTGGAACCAGGTGTGACGAATATTCGTGTTAGTCAGGAAGCGGCACCTTACGGTCTTTATTTTTCTCCTGATCCTTCTTCTCAAATTGCCTGCACGATTGGTGGAAATATCGCTGAAAATGCTGGGGGAATCCATTGCTTAAAGTATGGGTTAACGGTAAATAATGTGTTGGGCCTAAAATTGATTACTCTGGAAGGGGACATATTAACTCTGGGTGGAAAAGGAGCAGAGAGTCCTGGCTATGATCTATTGCCATTGATTGTTGGCTCGGAAGGATTGCTGGGAATTATTGTGGAAGCCACTTTACGTCTTTTACCTAAGCCAGAATGTGCTCAGCTTGTGGTGGGTTGTTTTGATGACCTCGCTAAGGCTAGTCAAGCGGTAAGTCTTATTCTTTCATTTGGAATTATTCCTTCGGGACTTGAAATGATGGATAAGCTTGTCCTTGATGCCGTTCAAGCAGATATGCCAAGGGCTCTTTTGAATAGCGCTCAAGCTATTCTGTTCTGTGAAGTTGATGGAATGCAGGAGGAAGTCGAAGAACAAAGCATACGGGTTAAGGAAATCATGTTGAAAGCGGGAGCAAAGGAAATTGTTGTCTCGAAGGATGACTCAGAGAGAATGCTCCTTTGGAAATGCAGAAAATCGGCTTTTCCTGCAATGGGTCGGATTTCTCCTGATTATTACTGTATGGATGGTACGATCCCGAGGAAAAAACTGGCTTATTTACTCAAAAAGATCGATGAGCTCTCAGCCCATTATAATCTTAAGGTAGGAAATGTGTTTCATGCGGGTGACGGTAATCTCCATCCTCTTATTCTCTATGATCAAAGCGTTCCTGGGGAGTTTGAAAAAGTGGAGAAGATGGGAGAAAAGATTCTTGAGCTCTGTGTCCAAGTGGGAGGAGTGATAACGGGCGAACATGGGGTGGGCCTGGAAAAACTCAACTCAATGTGTATCCAGTTTTCTTCTGAAGAGATTGAACAATTTCGAAGAGTCAAAAAGGCTTTTGATCCTTATTCCTTACTGAATCCGGCCAAAACCATCCCTACACTTCATCGGTGTGCAGAGTTTGGCAAAATGCATCTTCATAAGGATAATGATTTGTGGGGTGGGTTAGAGAGATTTTAA